From the Trifolium pratense cultivar HEN17-A07 linkage group LG4, ARS_RC_1.1, whole genome shotgun sequence genome, the window caacaaaaaagacTTTCTTCATTttccatttgattttttttttgttacatttatgaatttaatttgtatgcactataagtttttaaaaaaagttacaaCACATGCAACAAATTACGTATCAATATTACCTATGTGGTGATACATGAATGAATACATCtatgaaactattttacttGCATACCAATTAAATTAAACTCTTCATATATTTAAATTTCTAAAGATCTCTGCACCATGAACAGCCTTTTTTTCACAAATTCCAGCGATTGCATATGGAAACacaacaattattaaaaaaaaaggtttaaataTGATGTTAGTCGATgtaaatataacttttttttttgttttagtccctctgaatttttttgtttggttcggtcatacaaaattcaaaaacggttgtttttagtccctaacaCCACCTTATTGGGACATGTGGTTCCACGTAGCGTGATTATATATTGGACCTCATATCACTTCAGGACTAAAaacactaatttttttaatttgcaaacTGAACTCAAACAAAAACACTTGCAGGATTAAAACCAAAAAATGTTATTGTTAGAAATCATGGAATCATAGGGATGAAGATCATAGATGTAAGCAAGATAGAaagcataggagtattcatgaGGAAAATACTCATAAGAATTCATATTaaatgaatatagattgataaaagaatgagtaaaatgtaCAATGGAGTGACTTATTTATAGATCTACTTTGAGTAACTAACTCACTAACTAATCAACTTTCTAATCTCCTAACCAACTTGATACCCTAACAACTAACTCAAGTTGATTAACTAACTATCGATATTCTTACCAATTACTTCCtccggtcttaaatataagcaaaagtcaaaatatatttagtctaaatttgaGCAAAATACGTtttgacttttacttatatttaagaccgaAGTATCTTTGTTAATGttgatatcatttttttttagatatacGAACATAAAGTGGAATGACCGGGTGTCCAACCTAGCAATTTTAGCATTTatgtcagttgagctaggatttgtggacgATGCTAACTAATATCATatttaaaccaaaataaatgagtaaaaaattaatttaactgTAGAGTTACATTGAATTGGGAGCAAATTCCGAAAGCGTGATCAAGTATAGAATCAGTTATTCGCTTCTGGTGAGCTTCAATTGCAGCAGCAAACGCGGGAACTTCGAGATCACCTAGCAAAAAAGAAGAAGTTGGAATTAGAATGgtgaaaattgaaaaggagAAGTTAAAGGATGAAAGAAAATGTACTGAACTGGGGCCACCGAAAGGGATAGAACCGGGATTAAGACCGGTGGCGATTGACGGCGGAGATTGAACATGGAAGATGATAAAAGAACCGGCGTTGGTGGAATCGGGTGTAGGTGATCGGAGCTTTAGATTTTCTAACGCCCAGCGGAGAGCGTTCATGCTTTCTTCGCTTCCGTCTACAGCTACTACTACTACACCGAGGTTTCCGTATTCAGACATAGCTTTGCttgatttgatttggtttggtttattGACTTCCCAGTTCTCCTTCTATCTTTTATCTAGGTAGTTAGTTGCTTCCTTTGACTTTCTTTTTGGAGGTTgcttttgttgattttcttttggATTATCTTACTTAATAATAAGTTTTTGTCTCTCTAATATgtaccaaattttatttttaattctacaaataaaaaaattgaattttagtactctaaatttttagtttttaattccttattttttcaaaagttCGCATGTTTCAAATGacttttttcaaaaacataTTATATGACTTGTTTGTTTTTGGGTTCTATGAAATTAAAGAAATCATCGTCCATTCAATCACTCAGCAAAAACGTTATCTCAGCTATTGGACAAAGTCAAAATTTACTCGTTTATTtggttgaagttgaagatgacGAATGgggactaaaattaaaaactgaaaatttaAAGGGATCAAAGTTCGAAGGAAATTTTTagatgactaaaaataaaatttgattatttaAAGAGATTAAAGACATACTTCTTCTAccccttattataagaaaatatttacttttttggtGCATTTGATTCGTAAGACAACAAGAACTGGACAGAACAACACATGacaaaacaagataatacagcacaggacaaaactgtaccggatAGATATAgggtgataatatttttatattcgaaaataaaatgaatattttcgtattttttatagttgtactgtggacaaaaagttgtcctatggtttagtgagggacaaaaaatcttgtttttgtcctgtcccttgctaccttatttgtccagtctcataaccagtttaaaatcaaatagggtacaacaaaagttatTCAGTCAAATCCTCTGTTTTTCAGCCGATCAAACACACCCTTTATGTTTATtgaatgtttgatgtatttgatctataatatagactataTACATCAAACATTATCCATCATTTAAAGAATAACTATGTCTAGATAGTGCTTCCGTAAAAAAAGTATtagttatttattattaaaaattatacaaaaattaatgttttctaAATATACATTGAAACAAATCGAACACTTTATATGATAACATTTATCTTTAAAGCATCTCCAATAAGAGTATTAAAGAGAGTATCGTAGGTTAATGATCcgtactttaatttttttatcattggagttttgtgatacggtaccttatttaaggtatcatatcatcaattttatatcattaatTTCGGTTAAGAAATACTTCATCCTTccaaaattataagagaaaaatctcCACTTTTTTATCCCAggaaaaacaattttcaaaaatattttttccttaatctcgtaaaattaaatgcaaagtgcatttaattttctcccCCTCATCTTTTCTCAATAatcaacaaccaataaaaattatttttacattttctcATGCAACTTAtcccaaggaaaacccacaaaaatatatttcaaattatcatgttttacttttccttaataagtgtgatttttgttttttcttttataatttgggacggataGAGTAAATATAAAAGGGGACCACTTGCTAAtattaataatgtatgatatcCAATGTGGTATCACTATTGGAGCAAAATATATATGAGTTACATAAGTATTAAATGACATTACATGTACCACTTATTAGTAATGTATAGGCTTAAATATAGTTTTGGCctcctaagtttcacaattacttgattttgacccctcacatttcaattgcttgattttaaccctctaagtttcataattgcttgattttagcccccaagtttcaattgctcgattttggccccccaagtttaccccattttgcatttgctagccccccgttgacttttttgactaaaaattgcttatgtgacatttaaaaaaaatttaaaatatgttttaattaaaaaaatttaaaaataataatattttcttttataaaaatgtattaaaaattattttttaataaaaggtttaataattattttttatttaaaaaaaagtttacaaagttttaaaaaaatagttcataaaatgttttttttacttttttatataacaaaattattttacaaactacatataataagaaaaatattttataatttaattttaaaaaacaatttgtaatttatttatttttaaatacttacttaattttaaaatgctacataaccaatttttaatcaaaatattcaacggaGAGCTAGCAAAtacaaaagggggtaaacttgggggccaaaatcgagcaattgaaacttggagggctaaaatcaagcaattgtgaaacttagagggttaaaatcaagcaattgaaatgtagGGGagcaaaatcaagcaattataAAACTTAGGGggacaaaactgcatttaagcctaatgtATAATACCCAAATTGACATCACAATTAGAGATATCCTTATATATTcgtaaataaatatgataaaagtaTGTCATGTGTACATAACACAAAAGTTTTATGTTAAATATGATGAACTACTTCCAAGATTAAGTGTCTCGCTTGTTACATTTCctctatactttttttttattttttttatttaggttTTTACAAAGGTacaaagggtcatgctaacttaGTATTCGGGGCACTAATTAAGGtaattaaaattgataaattttatattaaaataagtattttatatattttgaaaaaatagatTACACAAgttctaaaattattttactataTTGTTCCTTAATTAGTACTTTAGGGATACTGATTATCATTTTccttttataataaataaatgaatggaTTCAAGTATTAAAAGATTTGGATCCAAGTGGTAAATAATTGGATGGTTTTGAGATATGGTCTTGGcagcaaataaaaaatttaatagttaGGATGAATCTAAGaataacttaaaatataaaaatacaatttagccTTTTAAGGGAACACTCGATTGTAACCGAGAAAAGTACTTTCTATTCCACAAAAGTCATCATGGTTGGTCATTATACACaactttaaaaagaaaattgttatatatatatatatatatatatatatatatatatatatatggggttttctaacttagaccctagttaggtctaagttagcaaggtgcaccttttcaattggaccaaaatacccattcttttaatttttgaaagaatagagcaacaggggcatttctgtaattttacataaaaaaaaaatactgacacgcgcccccaccttcttaaaaattaatagacgtggatccagtgtcgcgcgcgtacggaaggaccatggttacagaccgttgatt encodes:
- the LOC123920104 gene encoding universal stress protein PHOS34 isoform X1 is translated as MSEYGNLGVVVVAVDGSEESMNALRWALENLKLRSPTPDSTNAGSFIIFHVQSPPSIATGLNPGSIPFGGPSDLEVPAFAAAIEAHQKRITDSILDHAFGICSQFNQTEVSTHVVIGDPKEKICETVQDLHADVLVIGSRAFGPIKRMFLGSVSNYCAHHAQCPVIIIKGKDVVNKGN
- the LOC123920104 gene encoding universal stress protein PHOS34 isoform X2, whose product is MSEYGNLGVVVVAVDGSEESMNALRWALENLKLRSPTPDSTNAGSFIIFHVQSPPSIATGLNPGSIPFGGPSDLEVPAFAAAIEAHQKRITDSILDHAFGICSQFNTEVSTHVVIGDPKEKICETVQDLHADVLVIGSRAFGPIKRMFLGSVSNYCAHHAQCPVIIIKGKDVVNKGN